A single region of the Massilia sp. erpn genome encodes:
- the rarD gene encoding EamA family transporter RarD, producing MNTGILYAVLAFLCWGLFPLYFHALGAMQAMEILAHRVLWSLVFLAIVLLLRRQWSWLGAVLRQPKVLASFIASALLLSANWFVYIWAVNNGHVIDASLGYFINPLFNVLLGLLVLKEQLRRGQWLAIGVAASGVLWLTWQAGQLPWIALLLGISFGGYGLLRKTAALAALEGLSFETMLLFPLAAGYVAWLTLHGANTFVNTDSSAMRWLLVAAGPITAIPLLLFAAGARRIPLSVLGMLQYISPTMQMLLGMFVFHEAFSSERLAGFIVIWSALALYMAEGWWASRRAA from the coding sequence ATGAACACCGGCATCCTCTATGCAGTCCTGGCCTTTTTGTGCTGGGGCTTGTTTCCCCTATATTTCCACGCCCTGGGCGCCATGCAGGCCATGGAAATCCTGGCGCACCGCGTGCTGTGGTCCCTGGTCTTCCTCGCCATCGTGCTCTTGCTGCGGCGCCAGTGGAGCTGGCTGGGCGCGGTGCTGCGCCAGCCCAAGGTGCTGGCCAGCTTTATCGCCAGCGCCTTGCTGCTGAGCGCGAACTGGTTTGTGTATATCTGGGCCGTCAATAATGGCCATGTGATCGACGCCAGCCTCGGCTATTTCATCAATCCCCTGTTCAATGTCCTGCTGGGCTTGCTGGTGCTGAAGGAACAGCTGCGGCGCGGCCAATGGCTGGCGATCGGCGTGGCGGCCAGCGGCGTGCTGTGGCTGACCTGGCAGGCCGGCCAGTTGCCCTGGATCGCCCTGCTGCTGGGCATTTCCTTCGGCGGCTACGGCTTGCTGCGCAAGACGGCCGCGCTGGCGGCGCTGGAAGGCTTGTCATTTGAAACCATGCTGCTGTTCCCGCTGGCGGCCGGCTATGTCGCCTGGCTCACGCTGCACGGCGCGAATACCTTCGTCAACACGGACAGCAGCGCCATGCGCTGGCTGCTGGTAGCGGCCGGGCCGATCACCGCCATTCCGCTGCTGCTGTTCGCGGCCGGTGCGCGCCGCATTCCGCTCTCGGTACTGGGCATGCTGCAATACATCTCGCCCACCATGCAGATGCTGCTCGGCATGTTCGTCTTCCATGAAGCCTTCTCGTCCGAGCGCCTGGCCGGCTTCATCGTGATCTGGAGCGCACTGGCCCTGTATATGGCCGAGGGCTGGTGGGCCAGCCGGCGCGCCGCGTAA
- the ettA gene encoding energy-dependent translational throttle protein EttA, whose amino-acid sequence MANYVYTMNRVGKIVPPKRQILKDISLSFFPGAKIGVLGLNGSGKSTLLKIMAGIDTDIQGEARPMPGLNIGYLPQEPQLDPEQTVRQAVESGLGEAFEAQAKLDAVYAAYAEEDADFDALAAEQGRLEAILAAADGGNLNLQLEMAADALRLPPWDAKIGVLSGGEKRRVALCRLLLSKPDMLLLDEPTNHLDAESVEWLEQFLLRFPGTVVGITHDRYFLDNAAEWILELDRGHGIPWKGNYSSWLDQKQDRLKQEEATESARQKALQKELEWSRQNPKARQAKSKARLARFNELSEHEYQKRNETQEIFIPVAERLGNDVIEFKNVSKAFGDRLLIDNLSFTIPPGAIVGIIGPNGAGKSTLFKMITGKEQPDSGEVVIGKTAKVSIVDQSRDALDNDKTVFQAVSNGADILQVGRFEMPSRAYLGRFNFKGGDQQKVVGNLSGGERGRLHLAQTLLMGGNVLLLDEPSNDLDVETLRALEDALLEFAGSVMVISHDRWFLDRIATHILAFEGDSQVVFFDGNYQEYEADKKKRLGEEGAKPKRIRYKPLTV is encoded by the coding sequence ATGGCAAATTACGTCTATACCATGAACCGCGTGGGCAAAATCGTCCCGCCCAAGCGCCAGATTCTGAAAGATATTTCGCTGTCCTTCTTCCCAGGGGCGAAGATCGGCGTGCTGGGCCTGAACGGCTCCGGTAAGTCGACCTTGCTGAAAATCATGGCCGGCATCGATACCGACATCCAGGGCGAAGCGCGCCCGATGCCGGGTCTGAACATCGGCTACCTGCCGCAGGAACCGCAGCTGGACCCGGAACAGACCGTGCGCCAGGCCGTGGAGAGCGGCCTGGGCGAAGCGTTCGAAGCGCAAGCCAAGCTGGACGCCGTGTACGCCGCCTATGCGGAAGAGGACGCCGACTTCGACGCCCTGGCCGCCGAACAGGGCCGCCTGGAAGCCATCCTGGCCGCGGCCGATGGCGGCAACCTGAACCTGCAGCTGGAAATGGCGGCCGATGCGCTGCGCCTGCCGCCATGGGACGCCAAGATCGGCGTGCTGTCGGGCGGTGAAAAACGCCGCGTGGCGCTGTGCCGCCTGCTGCTGTCCAAGCCCGATATGCTGCTGCTCGACGAACCGACCAACCACCTGGATGCGGAATCGGTCGAGTGGCTGGAGCAGTTCCTGCTGCGCTTCCCCGGCACCGTGGTCGGCATCACCCACGATCGCTACTTCCTCGACAATGCCGCCGAATGGATCCTGGAACTGGACCGCGGCCATGGCATTCCCTGGAAAGGCAATTACAGCTCCTGGCTGGACCAGAAGCAGGACCGCCTGAAGCAGGAAGAAGCCACCGAATCGGCGCGCCAGAAAGCGCTGCAGAAGGAATTGGAATGGTCGCGCCAGAATCCGAAGGCGCGCCAGGCCAAGTCGAAAGCCCGTCTGGCCCGCTTCAACGAGTTGAGCGAACACGAATACCAGAAGCGCAACGAGACCCAGGAGATCTTCATTCCGGTGGCCGAGCGTCTGGGCAACGATGTGATCGAGTTCAAGAATGTTTCGAAAGCGTTCGGCGACCGTCTGCTGATCGACAATCTGAGCTTCACCATTCCGCCCGGCGCCATCGTCGGCATCATCGGCCCCAACGGCGCCGGTAAATCGACCCTGTTCAAGATGATCACCGGCAAAGAACAGCCGGACAGCGGCGAAGTGGTGATCGGCAAGACCGCCAAGGTGTCCATCGTCGACCAGAGCCGCGATGCGCTGGACAACGACAAGACCGTGTTCCAGGCCGTCAGCAATGGCGCCGACATCCTGCAGGTGGGCCGCTTCGAAATGCCGTCGCGCGCCTATCTGGGCCGCTTCAACTTCAAGGGCGGCGACCAGCAGAAGGTCGTCGGCAACCTGTCGGGCGGTGAACGCGGCCGTCTGCACCTGGCGCAAACCCTGCTGATGGGCGGCAACGTGCTGCTGCTGGACGAACCGTCGAACGACCTGGACGTGGAAACCCTGCGCGCGCTGGAAGATGCGCTGCTGGAATTCGCCGGTTCCGTGATGGTGATCTCGCACGACCGCTGGTTCCTCGACCGTATCGCCACCCACATCCTGGCCTTCGAAGGCGATTCTCAAGTGGTGTTCTTCGACGGTAACTATCAGGAATACGAAGCCGATAAGAAGAAACGTTTGGGTGAAGAAGGCGCCAAGCCAAAACGCATCCGCTACAAGCCGCTGACGGTATAA
- a CDS encoding DUF6265 family protein, with amino-acid sequence MPKCLSLLGLLASAGAMHAAAAADTASLSSLNWLAGCWTQTNGEAGTGEQWMTAAGGVMLGTARTVKNGRTVGWEFMRIEETEAGQLVFTAKPRREAEGSFALLRLSEKEVVFENIQHDFPQRIIYRRDSAQAVSASIEGMLKGKLKKIDYPLQRVVCEITKET; translated from the coding sequence ATGCCTAAATGCTTATCTCTGCTGGGCCTGCTGGCCAGCGCCGGCGCGATGCACGCTGCCGCAGCCGCCGATACGGCTTCACTGAGCAGCCTGAACTGGCTAGCCGGCTGCTGGACGCAAACGAATGGCGAGGCTGGCACCGGCGAACAATGGATGACGGCGGCCGGCGGCGTCATGCTGGGCACCGCGCGCACGGTCAAAAACGGCCGCACCGTGGGCTGGGAATTCATGCGCATCGAGGAAACGGAGGCGGGCCAGCTGGTGTTTACGGCCAAGCCGCGGCGCGAGGCCGAGGGCAGCTTTGCGCTGCTGCGTCTGAGCGAGAAGGAGGTGGTGTTTGAAAACATCCAGCACGACTTCCCCCAGCGCATTATCTACCGCCGCGACAGCGCCCAGGCCGTCAGCGCCAGCATCGAGGGCATGCTTAAAGGCAAGCTCAAAAAAATAGACTACCCCTTGCAGCGGGTAGTCTGTGAAATAACTAAGGAAACGTGA
- a CDS encoding porin family protein, producing the protein MKKTVLALIATATTLGAVTAHAAEPGPYIGIGGVYNKNQYNIANDSTNGDKKSNEFGGKIFGGYQIDKMFAVEAGYTQFGKQKYDYSVGTDKGSVEAKAKSFYIAGKAAYPINEQFSVFGKLGVGRNKNDVNASGLAANLNDSGNKTALYAAIGAEYMVTPKLGLEVSYERYGKNKTDQGRKNGAFGFGARYHF; encoded by the coding sequence ATGAAAAAGACTGTTCTCGCACTTATCGCCACCGCAACCACTCTCGGCGCGGTCACCGCGCACGCTGCTGAACCAGGCCCATACATCGGTATTGGCGGCGTGTACAACAAGAACCAGTACAACATCGCCAACGACAGCACCAACGGCGACAAGAAGTCCAATGAATTCGGCGGCAAGATTTTCGGCGGCTACCAGATCGACAAGATGTTCGCGGTCGAAGCCGGCTACACCCAGTTCGGCAAGCAGAAGTACGACTACTCCGTCGGCACCGACAAGGGTAGCGTCGAAGCCAAGGCCAAATCCTTCTACATCGCCGGTAAGGCCGCTTACCCGATCAACGAGCAGTTCTCCGTTTTCGGCAAGCTGGGCGTCGGCCGCAACAAGAACGACGTGAACGCATCCGGCCTGGCCGCGAACCTGAACGACAGCGGCAACAAAACTGCCCTGTACGCCGCGATTGGTGCCGAATATATGGTTACGCCGAAGCTTGGTCTGGAAGTGTCCTACGAGCGCTACGGCAAGAACAAAACCGACCAGGGCCGCAAAAACGGCGCTTTCGGTTTCGGCGCCCGCTACCACTTCTAA
- a CDS encoding alpha-ketoglutarate-dependent dioxygenase AlkB, translating into MDLFAADDDAMQAIPVEDGELRFLQQLKLPLPNAELMRRLQAEIAWRVETIIVFGKEQAQPRLSAWYGDASYTYSGKTFHPLPFTPLLLDIKAAVEAASGCRFNSVLLNYYRDERDSMGFHSDDEPELGRNPAIASFSLGATRRFILKHKQRPLDLKLDLTDGSLLLMAGALQHYWRHGINKSSRAHGPRMNLTFRLVH; encoded by the coding sequence ATGGACCTGTTTGCCGCCGATGACGATGCGATGCAGGCCATCCCGGTCGAGGATGGCGAACTGCGCTTTTTACAGCAGCTGAAGCTGCCCCTTCCGAATGCCGAGCTGATGCGGCGGCTGCAGGCGGAAATCGCCTGGCGCGTGGAAACCATCATCGTTTTCGGCAAGGAGCAGGCCCAGCCGCGCCTGAGTGCCTGGTACGGCGACGCCAGCTATACCTATTCGGGCAAGACTTTCCACCCGCTGCCTTTCACCCCCCTGCTGCTGGACATCAAGGCCGCTGTCGAGGCCGCCAGTGGCTGCCGTTTCAATAGCGTGCTGCTCAATTATTACCGCGACGAGCGCGACAGCATGGGCTTCCACAGCGATGATGAGCCCGAGCTGGGCCGCAACCCCGCCATCGCCTCCTTCAGCCTGGGCGCGACGCGCCGTTTCATCCTCAAGCACAAGCAGCGTCCGCTCGATCTGAAACTCGATTTGACCGATGGCAGCCTGCTGCTGATGGCTGGTGCGTTGCAGCATTATTGGCGCCATGGCATCAATAAATCCAGCCGCGCCCACGGTCCACGGATGAACCTGACGTTTCGTCTGGTTCACTAA
- a CDS encoding molybdopterin-dependent oxidoreductase: MKKRHFLGALAAAGTLPALPASAKTAPRGPALLTVTGAIARANRGRFDPVADQMMHKQKLSFDKAYVFDFAAITALPAQTIRPTLEYDGKAHTLRGPLLLDVLKTAGATLNEGSKLVLRAVDGYAVSLPVAQARAQRFIVATHLDGAAMALGGLGPLWALYDADRVPEMAAKPVAERFPLCPWALYHIEVQA, from the coding sequence ATGAAAAAACGCCATTTCCTCGGCGCTTTGGCGGCGGCCGGCACCCTGCCCGCCTTGCCCGCCAGCGCGAAAACCGCGCCGCGCGGCCCAGCCCTGCTGACCGTGACGGGCGCCATCGCCCGGGCCAACCGCGGCCGCTTCGACCCCGTGGCCGACCAGATGATGCACAAGCAAAAGCTGAGCTTCGACAAGGCCTATGTCTTCGACTTCGCCGCCATCACGGCGCTGCCGGCCCAGACCATCCGTCCTACGCTGGAATATGACGGCAAGGCGCACACCTTGCGCGGCCCGCTGCTGCTGGACGTGCTGAAAACGGCCGGCGCCACGCTGAACGAGGGCAGCAAGCTGGTGCTGCGGGCGGTGGATGGCTATGCGGTCAGCCTGCCGGTGGCGCAGGCGCGCGCGCAGCGCTTCATCGTCGCCACCCATCTGGATGGCGCGGCGATGGCGCTCGGCGGCCTCGGCCCGCTGTGGGCGCTGTACGATGCCGACCGCGTGCCGGAAATGGCGGCCAAGCCCGTGGCGGAGCGTTTTCCGCTCTGCCCCTGGGCGCTGTACCACATTGAAGTGCAGGCCTAG
- a CDS encoding Rossmann-like and DUF2520 domain-containing protein: MPTLSIIGGGHVGRALGHLLAGQFSVQDVLTRSPQSAQQAVDFIGAGRALHDYAQLRPADVYLLAVSDDQILPACAALAAAVPLASAVVFHCSGALASDQLQAASEAGAYTASVHPVRSFADPAAVAANFAGTFCGVEGDARALAVLDPALQAIGGRPVAIDAAAKTVYHAAAVFASNYLVTVLDAALRAYQAAGIPEAVARELARPLASETLNNVFRLGAAPALSGPIARGDFATVARQQQAVAAWDGATGELYQALVAPTAALAARKSQG, encoded by the coding sequence ATGCCGACGCTGTCCATCATCGGCGGCGGCCATGTGGGCCGCGCCCTGGGCCACCTGCTGGCCGGGCAGTTCAGCGTGCAGGACGTGCTCACGCGCTCGCCGCAGTCGGCGCAGCAGGCGGTGGACTTCATCGGCGCCGGCCGCGCCCTGCACGACTATGCCCAGCTGCGTCCGGCCGATGTGTATCTGCTGGCCGTCAGCGACGACCAGATCCTGCCCGCCTGCGCGGCGCTGGCGGCGGCCGTGCCGCTGGCCAGCGCCGTGGTCTTCCACTGCAGTGGCGCGCTGGCATCCGACCAGCTGCAAGCTGCAAGCGAAGCGGGCGCTTACACCGCCAGCGTCCACCCGGTCCGCAGCTTTGCCGATCCGGCCGCCGTGGCCGCCAATTTCGCCGGCACCTTCTGCGGCGTGGAGGGGGATGCGCGCGCGCTGGCCGTGCTCGATCCCGCGCTGCAAGCCATCGGCGGCCGCCCGGTCGCCATCGATGCCGCCGCCAAGACCGTGTACCACGCGGCGGCCGTCTTCGCCAGCAACTATCTGGTGACGGTGCTGGACGCCGCCTTGCGCGCCTACCAGGCGGCCGGCATTCCGGAAGCCGTGGCGCGTGAGCTGGCCCGTCCGCTGGCCAGCGAGACCCTGAACAATGTGTTCCGCCTGGGCGCCGCACCCGCCCTCAGCGGCCCGATCGCGCGCGGCGACTTCGCCACCGTCGCACGCCAGCAGCAGGCAGTGGCGGCCTGGGATGGCGCCACCGGCGAGTTGTACCAAGCCCTGGTCGCGCCCACCGCGGCGCTGGCGGCACGCAAGAGCCAGGGCTGA
- a CDS encoding DUF924 family protein, protein MIITSQDILDFWFLPIGVKGHNAQRQEWFTQDPVFDAGIRLHFGALIEEAISGGLRQWDDEGTQGTLARIIVLDQMTRNAYRGTPKAFAGDALALEAAKALDDSGANQTLPPVQRFFAYLPFEHAENLSLQMRSVDLFDMLSAAVPGFEVPLDYAKRHFDVIRRFGRFPHRNAILGRPSTPEEQEFLRQPGSSF, encoded by the coding sequence GTGATCATCACTTCGCAAGACATTCTGGATTTCTGGTTCCTGCCCATCGGCGTCAAAGGCCATAATGCGCAGCGCCAAGAGTGGTTTACCCAGGATCCGGTCTTCGACGCCGGCATCCGCCTGCATTTCGGCGCCCTGATCGAGGAAGCCATCAGCGGCGGCTTGCGCCAGTGGGACGACGAGGGCACGCAAGGCACGCTGGCGCGCATCATCGTGCTGGACCAGATGACGCGCAACGCCTATCGCGGCACGCCCAAGGCCTTTGCCGGCGATGCGCTGGCGCTGGAGGCGGCCAAGGCCCTGGACGATTCCGGCGCCAACCAGACCTTGCCGCCGGTGCAGCGCTTCTTCGCCTATCTGCCCTTCGAGCATGCGGAAAACCTCTCGCTGCAAATGCGCTCGGTCGACCTGTTCGATATGCTGAGCGCCGCCGTGCCGGGCTTTGAAGTGCCGCTCGACTATGCCAAGCGGCATTTCGACGTGATCCGCCGCTTTGGCCGCTTCCCGCACCGCAACGCCATTCTCGGCCGCCCTTCCACGCCGGAAGAGCAGGAATTCCTGCGCCAGCCCGGTTCCAGCTTCTGA
- a CDS encoding MgtC/SapB family protein translates to MPSIEFLRAYWSTGELATNGVILLNLLGALLLGLLVGYERSYHGRAAGMRTYGLVCMASAALTVIGGYPAHWFGGHMTEMLGVDPTRVIQGIVTGIGFLGAGVIMREGFNISGLTTAASIWASSVIGVLVGVGFYASAMGLAFLCAMSMIFLSKLEAWLPSRHAIAISMRFKPGFEPREDALRKVALERGYEIAGGSLTIGLDRGMQEWRFVALALSKRSGSPLSQLAAELAHFEGIDGFQLTHARN, encoded by the coding sequence ATGCCCTCCATTGAATTTTTGCGCGCCTACTGGTCCACCGGAGAGCTGGCGACCAATGGCGTGATTCTGTTGAATTTGCTCGGCGCGCTGCTGCTTGGCCTGCTGGTCGGTTATGAGCGTTCCTATCATGGCCGGGCGGCCGGCATGCGCACCTATGGTCTGGTGTGCATGGCGTCGGCCGCCCTGACCGTGATCGGCGGCTATCCGGCCCACTGGTTCGGCGGCCATATGACCGAGATGCTGGGCGTCGATCCCACCCGCGTCATCCAGGGCATCGTCACCGGCATCGGTTTCCTCGGCGCGGGCGTCATCATGCGGGAAGGTTTCAATATCAGCGGCCTTACGACGGCCGCCTCGATCTGGGCCTCCTCGGTGATCGGCGTGCTGGTGGGCGTGGGCTTTTACGCCTCGGCCATGGGACTGGCCTTCCTGTGCGCGATGTCGATGATTTTCCTGTCCAAGCTGGAGGCCTGGCTGCCTTCGCGCCACGCAATTGCGATTTCCATGCGTTTCAAGCCCGGTTTCGAGCCGCGCGAAGACGCCTTGCGCAAGGTGGCGCTGGAACGCGGCTATGAAATCGCCGGCGGCTCGCTGACCATTGGCCTGGACCGCGGCATGCAGGAGTGGCGCTTCGTGGCGCTGGCCCTGAGCAAGCGCAGTGGTTCGCCGCTGTCGCAGCTGGCGGCCGAACTGGCGCATTTCGAGGGCATCGACGGCTTCCAGCTGACCCACGCCCGCAACTGA
- a CDS encoding aminopeptidase P family protein, producing the protein MQNPENSTIAGRLASLRQAMRAHRIDALMVPSADPHLSEYLPPRWQGREWLSNFTGSVGTFIITADFAGVWTDGRYWTQAESELAGTGVQLMKISSGASVQYVDWLAATLQRGQTVAVDGAVLGLSIARLLQQALQAKGVELRTDLDLLDEVWQDRPALPDAPVYEHLPPYAVTPRTAKLAELSAEMARLGAQHHIISTLDDIAYLFNLRGSDVNYNPIFLSHALIGAEQATLFVADGKVPSELAATLAQDKVALAPYAAAHAALAALPPGSTLLLDPRRITSGTRQAVPASVNVVEAINPTTFAKSKKTEAEAFHVRDTMEQDGAALCEFFCELEQTLSNPQRAPLTEYEIGTRITAARSRRPGFVSPSFGTIAGFKANGAIMHYRAPVEGSAVIEGDGLLLIDSGGQYVGGTTDITRVIAVGHITAEHKRDFTLVLKGMMALSVTRFPRGTKSPMLDAIARAPIWAEGVDFGHGTGHGVGYFMNVHEGPQSISPSAMPEAHTAMEPGMITSIEPGIYRPGKWGIRIENLVLNRLAGDHGFGPFLAFETLTLCPIDTRCIDKALLRADEVQWLNDYHATVRARLSPHVGGVALAWLEERTAAI; encoded by the coding sequence ATGCAAAATCCAGAAAATTCCACGATCGCCGGCCGGCTTGCCTCGCTGCGCCAGGCGATGCGCGCGCACCGTATCGATGCCCTGATGGTGCCGTCCGCCGATCCGCATTTGTCCGAGTACCTGCCGCCGCGCTGGCAGGGCCGCGAGTGGCTGTCCAACTTCACCGGTTCGGTCGGCACCTTCATCATCACCGCCGATTTCGCCGGCGTGTGGACCGATGGCCGCTACTGGACCCAGGCCGAATCCGAGCTGGCCGGCACCGGCGTGCAGCTGATGAAGATTTCCTCGGGCGCCAGCGTGCAGTATGTGGACTGGCTGGCCGCCACCCTGCAGCGCGGCCAGACCGTGGCCGTGGATGGCGCGGTGCTGGGCCTGTCCATCGCGCGCCTGCTGCAACAGGCGTTGCAGGCGAAGGGCGTAGAGCTGCGCACCGACCTCGATCTGCTGGACGAGGTGTGGCAGGACCGTCCCGCCCTGCCCGATGCGCCCGTGTATGAACACTTGCCGCCGTATGCCGTCACGCCGCGCACCGCCAAACTGGCCGAGCTGAGCGCCGAGATGGCGCGCCTGGGCGCCCAGCACCACATCATCTCGACCCTGGACGATATCGCCTACCTGTTCAATCTGCGCGGCTCGGACGTCAACTACAATCCGATCTTCCTGTCGCACGCCCTGATCGGCGCCGAGCAGGCCACGCTGTTTGTGGCCGACGGCAAGGTGCCGTCCGAATTGGCCGCCACCCTGGCGCAGGACAAGGTGGCGCTGGCGCCATATGCCGCCGCCCATGCCGCGCTGGCCGCGCTGCCGCCGGGCAGCACCCTGCTGCTCGACCCGCGCCGCATCACCAGCGGCACGCGCCAGGCCGTGCCGGCCTCGGTGAACGTGGTGGAAGCGATCAATCCGACCACCTTCGCCAAGTCGAAAAAGACCGAGGCCGAAGCCTTCCATGTGCGCGACACCATGGAGCAGGACGGCGCCGCGCTGTGCGAATTCTTCTGCGAACTGGAACAGACCCTGTCCAATCCCCAGCGCGCGCCATTGACCGAGTATGAAATCGGCACCCGCATCACGGCCGCGCGTTCGCGCCGTCCCGGCTTTGTCAGCCCCAGCTTCGGCACCATCGCCGGCTTCAAGGCGAATGGCGCCATCATGCATTACCGCGCGCCGGTGGAGGGCAGCGCCGTCATCGAAGGCGACGGTTTGCTGCTGATCGATTCCGGCGGCCAGTATGTGGGCGGTACCACCGACATCACGCGCGTGATCGCGGTCGGTCACATTACGGCCGAGCATAAGCGCGACTTCACCCTGGTCCTGAAAGGCATGATGGCCTTGTCCGTGACGCGTTTCCCGCGCGGCACCAAGTCGCCCATGCTGGACGCCATCGCGCGCGCGCCGATCTGGGCCGAGGGCGTCGACTTCGGCCACGGCACCGGCCATGGCGTGGGCTATTTCATGAATGTGCATGAAGGTCCGCAATCGATTTCGCCGTCCGCCATGCCGGAAGCGCATACCGCCATGGAGCCGGGCATGATCACCTCGATCGAGCCGGGCATCTACCGTCCCGGCAAATGGGGCATCCGCATCGAGAACCTGGTGCTCAACCGCCTGGCGGGCGACCATGGCTTCGGCCCCTTCCTCGCGTTCGAGACGCTGACCCTGTGCCCGATCGACACGCGCTGCATCGACAAGGCCCTGCTGCGCGCCGACGAGGTCCAATGGCTGAACGACTACCACGCCACGGTGCGCGCCCGCCTCAGCCCCCATGTGGGCGGCGTGGCCCTGGCCTGGCTGGAAGAAAGGACGGCGGCAATATGA
- a CDS encoding nucleotidyltransferase domain-containing protein, which produces MIPAEVREDILQRLAAAEKEHNVRILLAVESGSRAWGFASPNSDYDVRFIYAHPPEWYQAVDLEERRDVIEYPIVDDIDLNGWDLRKALRLFWKSNPAFVEWVQSPILYMQSGGFAEGARALLPAVYSGESGIYHYRSMAKTNYRGYLRADMVPLKKYFYALRPLLSVRWIERYGSAAPIEFQKLLHLLEGEPQLLADIDALLEQKRAAPELGLSKPVPSLNAFIERELERLEHPDIARVTRGEVVSQLNSLFHTCLREQ; this is translated from the coding sequence TTGATACCTGCCGAAGTAAGAGAAGATATTTTGCAGCGCCTGGCCGCCGCCGAAAAAGAACACAATGTACGCATTCTGCTCGCAGTGGAATCGGGCAGCCGGGCCTGGGGCTTTGCCTCGCCCAACAGCGATTACGATGTACGCTTCATTTATGCGCATCCCCCTGAGTGGTATCAGGCCGTCGACCTGGAAGAACGCCGCGATGTGATCGAATACCCGATCGTGGACGACATCGACCTGAATGGCTGGGATTTGCGCAAGGCGCTGCGCCTGTTCTGGAAATCCAATCCCGCTTTCGTCGAGTGGGTACAGTCACCCATTCTGTACATGCAGTCGGGCGGCTTTGCGGAAGGCGCGCGCGCCTTGCTGCCAGCTGTGTATTCCGGCGAAAGCGGCATCTATCATTACCGCAGCATGGCCAAGACCAATTACCGCGGCTATCTGCGCGCCGATATGGTCCCGCTGAAAAAATACTTCTACGCTCTGCGTCCCCTGCTCTCGGTGCGCTGGATCGAGCGCTATGGCAGTGCGGCACCCATCGAATTCCAAAAGCTGCTGCATCTGCTGGAAGGCGAGCCGCAACTGCTGGCCGATATCGACGCCCTGCTCGAGCAAAAGCGCGCGGCGCCGGAACTGGGCCTATCCAAGCCAGTGCCCAGCCTGAATGCCTTTATCGAACGCGAACTGGAGCGCCTTGAGCATCCGGATATCGCCCGCGTCACGCGCGGCGAAGTGGTCTCTCAGTTGAACAGCCTTTTCCACACCTGTCTGCGCGAGCAGTAA
- a CDS encoding Crp/Fnr family transcriptional regulator: MDTKQPTLKEALHAAIWAKTLTPEQMARVEATTFEVFVPKGGYVCHKGEVVDNWVGILSGMVKMNNFSPSGKSVTFTGVPPGGWFGEGSLLKDERRKYDAMALRDSRIARMPAETFQWLLETSLPFTRFLLMQLNERLGQFIGLVESERLLDPDTRVARCLASLFHSHLYPGSEPLLQISQEEVGLLSGASRQRANQALQLLERQGLLRVDYGGIRILDLDGLRRFEA; this comes from the coding sequence ATGGATACTAAACAACCGACCCTGAAGGAAGCGTTGCACGCGGCAATCTGGGCCAAGACCCTGACGCCCGAGCAGATGGCGCGCGTGGAGGCGACCACGTTTGAAGTGTTCGTGCCGAAGGGGGGCTATGTCTGCCACAAGGGCGAGGTGGTAGATAACTGGGTGGGCATCCTGAGCGGCATGGTCAAGATGAATAATTTTTCGCCGTCCGGCAAAAGCGTGACCTTCACCGGCGTGCCGCCCGGCGGCTGGTTCGGCGAAGGCTCGCTGCTCAAGGACGAGCGCCGCAAGTACGACGCCATGGCCCTGCGCGACAGCCGCATCGCGCGCATGCCGGCCGAGACTTTCCAGTGGCTGCTGGAAACCAGCCTGCCATTCACGCGCTTCCTGCTGATGCAGCTCAACGAACGCCTGGGCCAGTTCATCGGCCTGGTCGAAAGCGAGCGCCTGCTCGACCCCGACACCCGCGTGGCGCGCTGCCTCGCCTCGCTCTTCCATTCCCACCTGTATCCCGGCAGCGAGCCGCTGCTGCAGATCTCGCAGGAAGAAGTCGGCCTGCTGTCCGGCGCCTCGCGCCAGCGCGCCAACCAGGCCTTGCAACTGCTGGAACGGCAAGGCCTGCTCAGAGTCGACTACGGCGGCATCCGCATCCTCGACCTCGACGGCCTGCGCCGCTTCGAGGCTTGA